Genomic DNA from Gammaproteobacteria bacterium:
GATGCTGTCGGATCATATCAACTGGTCGGGTGTCAGCCCTTTAGCGGGGCGCAATGACGACAGCATCGGCCCGCGTTTTGTTGATCTCAACCGGGCCTACGATCCTGAGCTTCGGGCTTTACTGCATGAGTCCGCCCGGGAGGTCAGTGTTGCGCTTCATGACGGCATCTATATCTGGTGTCTGGGCCCCAATTTCGAGACCCCGGCGGAGATCCGCGCCTTTCGCACACTGGGCGCAGATATCGTGGGTATGTCGATCGTGCCGGAATGTCTGGTGGCACGGCACTGGGGTATGCGGGTCGCTGCGATATCGGTGATTACCAACTTCGCTGCTGGGATGCAGGAAGAACTCTTCCACGAAGAAACACTGGCGGCAGGCGCAGGGGCCACCCCCCGCCTGGGGCGCCTGATCGAGTCGTTCCTGTCCCGACTGAACACGGCTGACTCAAGCTGACACCACAGCTCCACTCATTCAGACGTTACCCATGAAGGAACCCTTTCTCCCACAGGCGGTGATCGCACGCAAACGCGATGGTGAGGTTCTGGAAAAGGCAGACATCGAACAGTTTGTTACGGCGCTGACACAAGATCGTTTAAGCGATGCGCAGGTCGGTGCGTTCGCGATGGCTGTTTTTCTGAAAAGCATGACGACCGAAGAGTGTGCCGCACTGACACTCGCCATGCGGGATTCGGGTATCGTTCTGGAATGGGATCGAGACCGGTTATCTGGGCCGATTATCGACAAGCACTCGACCGGCGGTGTCGGGGATTGTGTCAGTCTGATGCTGGCACCGATGCTGGCGGGCTGCGGGGCCCATGTGCCGATGATTTCCGGTCGTGGTCTGGGACACACGGGTGGAACCCTGGACAAGCTGTCGAGTATCCCGGGCTACGATACCGAGCCCGAAACCGACCGATTTAGAAACGTGGTCGAAAAGATCGGTTGTGCCATCATCGGTCAGACCGCGCAGCTGGCACCGGCAGACCGGCGTCTGTATGCGGTTCGGGACGCCACCGCCACGGTGGAATCGATCCCATTAATCACGTCTTCTATCCTGTCTAAAAAATTGGCCGCCGGCCTCGAAGCACTGGTGATGGATGTCAAAACGGGCAATGGCGCGGTGACCGCAGATCCAGCGCTCGCCCGACGCCTCGCCGAGAGTATCGTCAGCGTTGCTGGTCGTGCGGGCCTTAATACGGTTGCTGTGATCACCGACATGAGTCAGCCGCTGGCGCCCGCTATAGGCAATGCACTGGAGATCGAGGAGGCAGCGACTTACCTGACCGGTGTTCGCCGTGATCCCCGATTGCATGAGGTCGTCATGACGCTGGGTCAGGAGCTTTTGCTGGCGTCCAGTGTGGTAAAGGATGCCAAAGATGGACGGCGCCTACTGGACACTGCGCTTGATTCCGGGGCGGCTGCCGAGCGTTTCGAAAAAATGGTGGCTGCACTGGGCGGGCCGGCTGATCTGCTGACGAGTTTCCCCCGGTGCCTGCCCACCGCACCCGTCGTGTGTGCGGTAGACGCAGACGAGCCGGGTATGATTGTGTCTATGGATACCCGGGCGCTGGGACAGACGGTGGTTGAACTGGGGGGTGGGCGCACCCACCCAACTGA
This window encodes:
- a CDS encoding purine-nucleoside phosphorylase, with the translated sequence MTAHKPAAQILRDAAAGRPPRVGIVLGSGLADIAGFIEQSVAIPYDDLPGFPVTTVEGHTGKLVIGDWAGTRVACMQGRFHVYEGHDPVDLALPIRALGGCGCDILLLTCAAGSLQEGMPPGSLVMLSDHINWSGVSPLAGRNDDSIGPRFVDLNRAYDPELRALLHESAREVSVALHDGIYIWCLGPNFETPAEIRAFRTLGADIVGMSIVPECLVARHWGMRVAAISVITNFAAGMQEELFHEETLAAGAGATPRLGRLIESFLSRLNTADSS
- the deoA gene encoding thymidine phosphorylase; translated protein: MKEPFLPQAVIARKRDGEVLEKADIEQFVTALTQDRLSDAQVGAFAMAVFLKSMTTEECAALTLAMRDSGIVLEWDRDRLSGPIIDKHSTGGVGDCVSLMLAPMLAGCGAHVPMISGRGLGHTGGTLDKLSSIPGYDTEPETDRFRNVVEKIGCAIIGQTAQLAPADRRLYAVRDATATVESIPLITSSILSKKLAAGLEALVMDVKTGNGAVTADPALARRLAESIVSVAGRAGLNTVAVITDMSQPLAPAIGNALEIEEAATYLTGVRRDPRLHEVVMTLGQELLLASSVVKDAKDGRRLLDTALDSGAAAERFEKMVAALGGPADLLTSFPRCLPTAPVVCAVDADEPGMIVSMDTRALGQTVVELGGGRTHPTDVIDPAVGIDHCARIGDTVDRGSVLCRVHARTQADAEHASQRVRAAFAVGTQPVQHAPLVREVLREI